A portion of the Candidatus Binataceae bacterium genome contains these proteins:
- a CDS encoding SDR family NAD(P)-dependent oxidoreductase, with protein MRLAGKSALITGSSSGIGRATALHFAREGADIVVNGRNEQRIAAVVAEVEKLGRRALGVRADVGSFAETGAMVRRAIDAFGHLDIVVSNAGVFHHTAFTRMTEAEWDEVLTVDLKGAFNCARAAIDHMVARRWGRIICVTAISGLHGLPNMAHICAAKTGVHGFVRALAAEFASAGITVNAVAPGLVETPILANFSEEDLARFRRGVPLGRIGKPEEIAEACVYFASEEAAYTTGNVLNLSGGTLT; from the coding sequence ATGCGGCTTGCCGGAAAGTCCGCGCTCATCACAGGCTCGAGTTCGGGAATCGGCCGCGCCACGGCGCTGCACTTTGCGCGCGAGGGCGCCGATATCGTGGTCAACGGGCGCAACGAGCAGCGCATCGCGGCGGTCGTCGCCGAGGTCGAAAAGCTCGGCCGGCGCGCGCTCGGGGTTCGCGCCGACGTCGGCTCGTTCGCCGAGACCGGTGCGATGGTGCGGCGGGCGATCGACGCCTTCGGCCACCTCGACATCGTGGTGAGCAACGCCGGCGTTTTTCACCACACGGCCTTCACCCGGATGACTGAGGCCGAGTGGGACGAGGTGCTGACGGTCGATCTGAAGGGCGCCTTCAACTGCGCGCGCGCGGCGATCGACCATATGGTGGCGCGGCGATGGGGCCGGATAATCTGCGTCACCGCGATCTCCGGCCTGCACGGGCTCCCCAACATGGCGCATATCTGCGCGGCCAAGACCGGCGTGCACGGCTTCGTGCGCGCGCTGGCGGCCGAATTTGCCTCGGCCGGCATCACGGTCAACGCGGTGGCGCCGGGCCTGGTCGAGACGCCAATTCTCGCCAACTTCAGCGAGGAGGACCTCGCACGCTTTCGGCGCGGGGTGCCGCTCGGACGCATCGGCAAGCCCGAAGAGATCGCGGAAGCGTGCGTCTACTTCGCCTCGGAGGAGGCGGCCTACACGACCGGCAACGTGCTCAATCTAAGCGGCGGCACGCTCACCTGA
- a CDS encoding aminotransferase class III-fold pyridoxal phosphate-dependent enzyme: MASQEKFEAALRLMLEAIDERAREARAPLSPDAMRAELERLARMRGRPAFYPYLGSGVGRGARAMLADGRWVLDFALGIGVHLFGHGDRDLIATAIRAAASDLVMQGNLIFNREYGALMETLLRHAPAGMENCWLALSGADANENALKLLRQKRGGRPGVIAFGGCFHGRTSAMAEITDRPDYRFSQPATFPVHYVPFYDRNDPDSIEKSCAALRTIVRRHGDRIATFVVELVQGEAGFVTAPREFFVALFEECRRAGIPVWADEIQTFARTGELFATAGLGLADYVDVITVGKVFQGSAVLLRREFAPDPGLISGTFSGATVAMAVARRMIERLVEGGMFGPEGRERELERLTREHLHALGKRRPGTISAIDGVGAMISFRVGDGSLASTRALIQRCFNAGLVLYYGGHEPACVRLFLPAAVLTNEELAEAFVILDRCL, from the coding sequence ATGGCGTCGCAAGAGAAGTTCGAAGCGGCTTTGCGCCTGATGCTCGAAGCAATCGACGAGCGCGCGCGGGAGGCGCGGGCGCCGCTCAGCCCCGACGCGATGCGCGCCGAGCTGGAGCGGTTGGCGCGGATGCGCGGGCGGCCGGCCTTCTACCCTTACCTCGGCTCCGGCGTCGGGCGCGGCGCGCGCGCGATGCTTGCCGACGGGCGCTGGGTGCTCGATTTCGCGCTCGGCATCGGGGTGCATTTGTTCGGCCATGGCGACCGCGATCTGATTGCGACCGCGATTCGCGCCGCCGCCTCCGACCTCGTGATGCAGGGCAACCTGATCTTCAACCGTGAGTACGGCGCGCTGATGGAGACACTGCTGCGGCACGCCCCGGCCGGGATGGAGAACTGCTGGCTTGCGCTCTCGGGCGCGGACGCCAACGAGAATGCGCTCAAGCTCCTGCGCCAGAAGCGCGGCGGGCGGCCCGGCGTGATCGCCTTCGGCGGATGCTTCCACGGGCGGACCAGCGCGATGGCCGAGATCACCGACCGCCCGGATTACCGCTTCAGCCAGCCCGCGACCTTCCCCGTCCACTACGTGCCGTTTTACGACCGCAACGATCCCGACAGTATCGAGAAGTCGTGCGCCGCGCTGCGCACCATCGTCCGGCGCCACGGCGACCGGATCGCAACCTTCGTCGTCGAGCTCGTCCAGGGCGAGGCCGGTTTCGTCACTGCCCCGCGCGAATTCTTCGTGGCGCTGTTCGAGGAGTGTCGCCGCGCCGGCATCCCCGTCTGGGCCGATGAGATCCAGACCTTCGCCCGCACGGGCGAGCTGTTCGCCACCGCCGGGCTCGGACTCGCCGACTACGTCGATGTGATCACGGTCGGCAAGGTGTTCCAGGGCAGCGCCGTGCTGCTGCGGCGCGAATTCGCGCCCGATCCGGGGCTGATCTCGGGAACGTTTTCCGGCGCGACGGTCGCGATGGCGGTTGCGCGGCGGATGATCGAGCGGCTGGTCGAGGGCGGGATGTTCGGCCCCGAAGGCCGCGAGCGCGAGCTTGAGCGGCTGACTCGCGAGCATCTGCACGCGCTCGGCAAGCGGCGTCCGGGAACGATCTCGGCTATCGACGGCGTCGGCGCGATGATCTCGTTCCGCGTCGGCGACGGCTCGCTCGCCTCGACGCGCGCGTTGATCCAGCGATGTTTCAACGCCGGGCTGGTGCTCTATTACGGCGGCCACGAGCCCGCCTGCGTACGATTGTTCCTGCCGGCGGCGGTGCTCACCAACGAGGAACTGGCCGAGGCCTTCGTGATCCTCGACCGCTGCCTGTAG
- a CDS encoding SpoVR family protein, which yields MANYELRDLVEWDARIREKVAEFGLDCYTQEFEICDHFGMLGYMAYSGMPSHYPHWSYGKSYEKLKTLYDHGVSGLPYEMVINSDPAIAYLMRDNTLLLQILTIAHVYGHNDFFKNNFTYRTTRAALTIELFKAHALRVRRYVEDPSIGIDAVERVLDAAHALSHQCRRNLAIRKLSRAEQIERAVEAAQPKSDPFQRIHAREEVREPDIRKEPLEPDEDLLLFIRDHNPFLRDWEKDLLTIVDQEAKYFLPMIETKIMNEGWASYWHKRILESLGLDQSLHLEFIVRHNQVVRPIPGQINPYHLGFKVWEDIYRRHTNPTPEEIKRDGAPTKRGDAKLFEVRETERDSSFLRRYLTEDLMREMDLFKYEARGDDLVVDKVSDEEGWREVKETLIRNVGTGSIPVIKVEDADFGQNRTLYLKHYHDGRDLQLEYAEKTLAYVGRLWGRECVLETSLQGKRTLLCYNERGFSMRALK from the coding sequence ATGGCGAACTACGAACTGAGAGACCTCGTCGAGTGGGACGCGCGCATCCGCGAGAAGGTCGCCGAGTTCGGACTCGACTGCTACACCCAGGAGTTCGAGATCTGCGACCACTTCGGGATGCTTGGGTACATGGCGTACTCGGGGATGCCGTCGCATTATCCGCACTGGTCGTACGGCAAGTCCTACGAGAAGCTCAAGACGCTGTACGACCACGGGGTGAGCGGGCTGCCCTACGAGATGGTGATCAACTCGGACCCCGCGATCGCCTATCTGATGCGCGACAACACCCTGTTGCTCCAGATCCTGACGATCGCGCATGTCTACGGGCATAACGACTTCTTCAAGAACAACTTCACTTACCGCACCACCCGCGCCGCGCTTACCATCGAGCTGTTCAAGGCGCACGCGCTGCGCGTGCGGCGCTACGTCGAGGACCCTTCGATCGGCATCGACGCGGTCGAGCGCGTGCTCGACGCCGCCCACGCGCTGAGCCACCAGTGCCGGCGCAATCTTGCCATCCGCAAGCTCAGCCGCGCCGAGCAGATCGAGCGCGCGGTCGAGGCGGCGCAGCCCAAGTCCGACCCCTTCCAACGCATCCACGCGCGCGAAGAAGTCCGCGAGCCGGACATCCGCAAGGAGCCGCTCGAGCCCGACGAGGACCTCCTGCTCTTCATCCGCGACCACAATCCGTTCCTGCGCGACTGGGAGAAAGACCTGCTGACGATCGTCGACCAGGAGGCGAAGTACTTTCTGCCCATGATCGAGACCAAGATCATGAACGAGGGATGGGCGAGCTACTGGCACAAGCGCATCCTGGAGTCGCTCGGTCTCGACCAGAGCCTGCACCTCGAATTTATTGTCCGCCACAATCAGGTCGTCCGTCCGATCCCGGGCCAGATCAACCCCTACCATCTCGGGTTCAAAGTCTGGGAGGACATCTATCGCCGCCACACCAATCCGACGCCGGAGGAGATCAAGCGCGACGGCGCACCGACCAAGAGGGGCGATGCCAAGCTCTTCGAAGTGCGCGAGACCGAGCGCGACAGCTCCTTTCTGCGCCGCTACCTGACCGAAGACCTGATGCGCGAGATGGACCTCTTCAAGTACGAGGCGCGCGGCGATGACCTCGTAGTGGACAAGGTCTCGGACGAGGAAGGCTGGCGCGAGGTCAAGGAAACGCTCATCCGCAACGTCGGCACCGGCTCGATTCCGGTGATCAAGGTCGAGGATGCCGACTTCGGCCAGAATCGCACGCTCTACCTCAAGCACTACCACGACGGCCGCGACCTCCAGCTCGAATACGCCGAGAAGACGCTCGCCTACGTCGGGCGGCTTTGGGGGCGCGAGTGCGTGCTCGAAACCAGCCTCCAGGGCAAGCGCACACTGCTCTGCTACAACGAGCGCGGCTTCTCGATGCGCGCGCTGAAATAG
- the yhbH gene encoding sporulation protein YhbH, with protein MPLDSIFREYRPSDAERSDRSAGDRMRHRQKVRESIRENIADIIAEESIIGKDRDRVIKVPLRGIKEYRFVYGENAPGVAQGQGDSRPGQVVGKVGKEGQGKGDGQAGDRPGIDYYETDVTLEELIEIMFEDLELPNLERRALRQIPSDRAFKRKGYRHVGIRVRLDKRRTARQRVMRMLASRHAQARQQLAAELEEEPEDRAEPAEERRFPFHQDDLRYRHVETDTREESNAVVICIMDTSGSMDTMKKYLARSFFFMLYQFIATRYRNVEIVFIAHHTEAREVTEEEFFHKGEAGGTFISSGYLKALEIINERYHPSLWNIYAFHCSDGDNFDSDNPAALKAAKDLSDVCNLFGYGEIKPLGSRYYESSMLNVFRRLEAPNFHSVLIERKEDIWPSFKAFLAKDRVKEQAGG; from the coding sequence ATGCCGCTCGATAGCATCTTTCGCGAATATCGCCCCTCCGACGCCGAGCGTTCTGATCGCTCGGCCGGCGACCGCATGCGCCATCGCCAGAAGGTGCGCGAGTCGATCCGCGAAAACATCGCCGACATCATCGCCGAGGAATCGATCATCGGCAAAGACCGCGACCGCGTGATCAAGGTCCCCCTGCGCGGGATCAAGGAATACCGCTTCGTGTACGGCGAAAACGCGCCCGGAGTCGCCCAGGGCCAGGGCGACTCGCGCCCCGGCCAGGTTGTGGGCAAGGTCGGCAAGGAGGGCCAGGGCAAGGGCGATGGCCAGGCCGGCGACCGCCCCGGTATCGACTACTACGAAACCGACGTCACACTCGAAGAGCTGATCGAGATCATGTTCGAGGATCTCGAACTGCCCAACCTCGAGCGGCGCGCGCTGCGCCAGATCCCCTCCGACCGTGCCTTCAAGCGCAAGGGCTACCGCCACGTCGGCATCCGCGTGCGCCTTGACAAGCGGCGCACCGCGCGCCAGCGCGTGATGCGGATGCTCGCCTCGCGCCACGCCCAGGCGCGGCAGCAGCTCGCCGCCGAACTCGAGGAGGAGCCGGAAGACCGCGCGGAGCCCGCCGAGGAGCGCCGCTTCCCCTTCCATCAGGACGACCTGCGCTACCGCCACGTCGAGACCGACACCCGCGAAGAATCCAACGCGGTCGTGATCTGCATCATGGACACGTCGGGCTCGATGGACACGATGAAGAAGTATCTCGCGCGCAGCTTCTTCTTCATGCTCTACCAGTTCATCGCGACCCGCTACCGCAACGTCGAGATCGTCTTCATCGCCCATCACACCGAGGCGCGCGAGGTCACCGAGGAGGAGTTTTTCCACAAGGGCGAGGCCGGCGGCACGTTCATCTCGTCGGGCTATCTCAAGGCGCTCGAGATCATCAACGAGCGCTACCATCCCTCGCTGTGGAACATCTACGCCTTCCACTGCTCGGACGGCGACAACTTCGACTCCGACAACCCGGCGGCGCTCAAGGCGGCCAAGGACCTCTCGGACGTCTGCAACCTGTTCGGCTACGGCGAGATCAAGCCGCTGGGCTCGCGCTACTACGAATCCTCGATGCTCAACGTGTTCCGCCGGCTGGAGGCGCCCAACTTCCATTCGGTGCTGATCGAGCGCAAGGAAGACATCTGGCCGTCGTTCAAGGCGTTCCTCGCCAAGGACCGGGTCAAGGAACAGGCGGGCGGCTAA
- a CDS encoding MBL fold metallo-hydrolase, which translates to MEQPPKIRIGDFEIALLSDGLWRNDGGCMFGVVPRELWQREHPADERNRIRLNLVCPLIMRGAMAVVVDTGIGNRLSSVERKIFDHGEGWLPEGLRALGMEPGDVTHVVLSHLHFDHCGGVVRRRASGVLEAAFPRARVMVQRGELEVARGSRNERLRAAYRHIEECLAPLGRTLEPLEGDTELAPGLDIRVTGGHTADHQVVTVSADGGAQCFVHLADIVPTRSHMRGPWNQSYDLDALRTMEVKAGYLARAVERGWWVSFAHDERVLAARVRNDGGRLVLGESIAMREPQAAQR; encoded by the coding sequence ATGGAGCAACCGCCAAAGATCCGAATCGGCGATTTCGAGATCGCGCTGCTCAGCGACGGGTTGTGGCGCAACGACGGCGGATGCATGTTCGGCGTGGTGCCGCGCGAGCTGTGGCAGCGCGAGCACCCCGCCGACGAGCGCAACCGGATCCGGCTCAACCTGGTGTGCCCGCTGATCATGCGCGGCGCGATGGCGGTGGTGGTGGACACCGGAATCGGCAACCGGCTGAGCTCGGTCGAGCGCAAGATCTTCGACCACGGCGAAGGATGGCTGCCCGAGGGCCTGCGCGCGCTCGGGATGGAGCCAGGCGACGTCACCCATGTCGTGCTTTCGCATCTGCATTTCGACCATTGCGGCGGAGTGGTGCGCCGGCGCGCCTCGGGCGTGCTGGAGGCGGCCTTTCCAAGGGCGCGCGTGATGGTTCAGCGGGGCGAGCTCGAAGTCGCGCGCGGCTCGCGCAATGAACGCTTGCGCGCCGCCTATCGTCATATCGAGGAGTGCCTTGCGCCGCTCGGCCGCACGCTGGAGCCGCTCGAGGGCGACACCGAGCTTGCGCCGGGGCTGGACATCCGCGTCACCGGCGGTCACACGGCCGACCATCAGGTGGTGACGGTGAGCGCGGACGGCGGCGCGCAATGCTTCGTTCATCTGGCCGATATTGTGCCGACGCGCTCGCACATGCGCGGACCGTGGAACCAGAGCTATGACCTCGATGCTCTGCGCACGATGGAGGTCAAGGCGGGCTATCTGGCGCGCGCGGTCGAGCGCGGATGGTGGGTATCGTTCGCCCATGACGAGCGCGTGCTCGCCGCGCGCGTGCGCAACGACGGTGGGCGGCTCGTGCTGGGGGAATCGATCGCGATGCGCGAACCACAAGCGGCGCAACGCTAG
- a CDS encoding amidase, whose amino-acid sequence MLNPYIEAVELRELVLRREVRPREVAEFFLARIERLNPRLGAYMTVAAERALADAERLEELSPAEAAAMPLFGVAYSLKDLTWTRDIRTTLGSRNFENFRPRADAELAVRLRNAGGILLGKTTTPELGGRPTTEGGLCPPARNPWNLEHSAGGSSGGAAAQVAAGMGPLAEGTDGGGSIRVPAACSGVVGLKPSRGRVSFAPVMGEGWAGLATEGPIARSVRDAALMLDVMAGPVVGDPYWAPPPPRPFVSAVADRPKGLHLAMIAGSALGPVDPEVTVALEHAADVFRAMGHRVEPVHIDPAQRLIEYTRLAISAGLASVPIKNPDLMDPVVRRAWEFGRRLSATDYVGALARMHNTAREIVQALAPYDATLAPTLPHPAPRLGMPTDKFEDELYPFIQFTFPYNATGQPAFSLPNGFSRAGLPIGLQIIGRQADELGIIALAAQFEEARPWRDLRPPLD is encoded by the coding sequence ATGCTGAATCCGTATATCGAAGCCGTCGAGTTGCGCGAACTGGTGCTCAGACGCGAGGTTCGGCCGCGCGAGGTCGCCGAATTCTTCCTTGCGCGAATCGAACGGCTCAATCCGCGCCTCGGCGCCTACATGACGGTGGCGGCCGAGCGCGCGCTGGCCGACGCCGAGCGGCTGGAGGAGCTGAGCCCGGCGGAGGCGGCGGCGATGCCGCTGTTCGGCGTCGCCTACTCGCTCAAGGACCTGACCTGGACGCGCGATATCCGCACCACCCTGGGCTCGCGCAACTTCGAGAATTTCCGCCCGCGCGCCGACGCCGAGCTCGCGGTGCGCCTGCGTAACGCCGGTGGAATCCTACTCGGCAAGACCACTACGCCGGAGCTGGGCGGGCGCCCGACCACCGAGGGCGGGCTCTGCCCGCCGGCGCGCAACCCCTGGAACCTCGAGCACAGCGCCGGCGGCTCCAGCGGCGGCGCGGCGGCGCAGGTCGCGGCCGGGATGGGGCCGCTGGCCGAAGGCACCGACGGCGGCGGTTCGATTCGCGTGCCGGCGGCGTGCTCCGGCGTGGTCGGGCTCAAACCATCGCGCGGACGGGTCAGCTTCGCGCCCGTTATGGGAGAAGGATGGGCCGGGTTAGCCACCGAAGGGCCGATCGCGCGCTCGGTGCGCGACGCGGCGCTGATGCTCGACGTGATGGCGGGGCCGGTGGTGGGCGATCCCTACTGGGCGCCGCCGCCGCCGCGCCCCTTTGTCAGCGCGGTGGCCGACCGCCCCAAGGGGTTGCACCTGGCGATGATCGCGGGCAGCGCGCTCGGCCCGGTCGATCCCGAGGTCACCGTCGCCCTTGAGCACGCGGCGGACGTCTTCCGCGCGATGGGCCATCGGGTGGAGCCGGTGCACATCGATCCCGCGCAGCGGCTGATCGAGTACACGCGGCTTGCGATCTCCGCCGGCCTCGCTTCGGTGCCGATCAAGAATCCCGACCTGATGGATCCGGTCGTGCGACGGGCGTGGGAGTTCGGCCGGCGGTTATCGGCGACCGACTACGTCGGCGCGCTGGCGCGGATGCACAACACGGCGCGCGAGATCGTGCAGGCGCTGGCGCCCTACGACGCGACGTTGGCGCCGACGCTGCCTCATCCCGCGCCGCGCCTGGGGATGCCCACCGACAAGTTCGAGGACGAGCTCTACCCGTTCATCCAGTTCACGTTTCCATACAACGCGACCGGCCAGCCGGCTTTCTCGCTGCCCAATGGGTTCAGCAGGGCCGGACTGCCCATCGGATTGCAAATCATCGGCCGGCAGGCCGACGAGCTGGGGATAATCGCGCTTGCCGCGCAGTTCGAGGAGGCCCGTCCGTGGCGCGACCTCAGGCCGCCGCTGGATTGA
- a CDS encoding RMD1 family protein, whose translation MAPRLHQFYAVAFEENLALRQLAPIFPQARITAHQMFVPMQPEGGIYIYPFGAVVAYDLSPERREAELARLFRIGPKLTTQVIREDYSVLEDPALAIGLSDGALRLDRFTPERAGIVALTVAQSAAMEYYERIVERLLARTGEFVERLERRGTVPFRTRPLHRFIGQAIATRGEVLAVLHLLDKPDETWDDPAMDRIYNDLRAEFDLVDRYHALELKLRSVQEALELLAEVGRDRHLLLLEAIIVLLILLEVALALIRRS comes from the coding sequence ATGGCGCCTCGACTTCATCAATTCTACGCCGTCGCCTTCGAGGAAAACCTCGCGCTGCGCCAGCTCGCGCCGATTTTCCCCCAGGCTCGGATCACCGCGCACCAGATGTTCGTGCCGATGCAGCCCGAGGGCGGCATCTACATCTATCCGTTCGGCGCGGTGGTCGCCTATGACCTTTCGCCCGAGCGCCGCGAGGCCGAACTCGCGCGGCTGTTCCGGATAGGTCCGAAGCTGACGACCCAGGTTATCCGCGAGGACTACTCGGTGCTCGAAGATCCCGCGCTTGCGATCGGGCTGTCGGATGGCGCGCTCAGGCTCGATCGCTTCACCCCCGAGCGCGCGGGGATCGTCGCGCTGACGGTCGCGCAGAGCGCGGCAATGGAGTACTACGAGCGGATCGTCGAGCGGCTGCTCGCGCGCACCGGCGAGTTCGTCGAGCGGCTCGAGCGCCGCGGCACGGTGCCCTTCCGCACCCGCCCGCTTCATCGCTTCATCGGCCAGGCGATCGCGACCCGCGGCGAGGTGCTCGCGGTGCTCCATCTGCTCGACAAGCCCGACGAGACGTGGGACGACCCCGCGATGGACCGCATCTACAACGACCTGCGCGCGGAGTTCGACCTCGTCGATCGCTACCACGCGCTGGAGCTCAAGCTGCGCAGCGTGCAGGAGGCGCTCGAGCTGCTGGCCGAGGTCGGCCGCGACCGCCATCTGCTCCTGCTCGAGGCGATAATCGTGCTGCTCATCCTGCTTGAAGTCGCGCTCGCGCTCATCCGCCGCAGCTGA
- the glgP gene encoding alpha-glucan family phosphorylase, whose protein sequence is MDTEAPRIGRLGGHDATFNGQSSAHHIAYFSMELALENSIPTYAGGLGVLAADTLRSAADLGLPMVGVSLLYRKGHFFQVLDRDGWQREEAVAWSPEDLLQRAQTTIEVEVEGRKVKVGAWWYPLHGASDTTVPVFLLDTNLPGNDPYDRTLTDYLYGGDQRYRLCQEVVLGIGGVRMLRSLSFDQEGSFHMNEGHSALLALELYFEELRRDSADHQAVIERVRRKCLFTTHTPVPAGHDQFPLELARAVLGERALAALGRLGCCDDRLNMTRVALSLSHYVNGVTQRHGRISSSMFPGYPIGSITNGVHSASWSAPSFQALYDRRIKHWRRDFFALRYALGISLAEITHAHAEAKNALIDAVNARTNAGLDLRAFTIGSARRVAAFKRPALLFHDPERLRRIAARYGRLQVVLAGKAHPQDTEAKELIRRLIQMARALGPEVVIAYMPSYDLALARLIIAGVDLWLNTPMPPYEASGTSGMKAAHNAVPSLSVLDGWWLEGHIEGVTGWAIGPRERGAGRADAEDAADLYRALEETILPVYHNEPQRWAEIMRATIAFNASFFNTHRMLEEYMALAYREQHGAGER, encoded by the coding sequence ATGGATACTGAAGCGCCACGGATCGGGCGGCTAGGCGGCCACGACGCGACGTTCAACGGGCAAAGCTCTGCGCATCATATCGCCTACTTCTCGATGGAGCTGGCGCTGGAGAACTCGATTCCGACCTACGCCGGCGGACTCGGCGTGCTTGCCGCCGACACCTTGCGCAGCGCGGCAGACCTTGGGTTGCCGATGGTTGGGGTGAGCCTGCTTTATCGCAAGGGCCATTTCTTCCAGGTGCTCGACCGCGACGGATGGCAGCGGGAGGAGGCAGTGGCATGGTCGCCCGAGGACCTCTTACAGCGCGCGCAGACGACGATTGAGGTCGAAGTCGAGGGGCGCAAGGTCAAGGTCGGCGCATGGTGGTACCCCCTACATGGCGCCTCGGACACCACCGTGCCGGTCTTCCTGCTCGACACCAACCTGCCGGGCAACGACCCCTACGATCGCACGTTGACCGATTATCTTTACGGCGGCGACCAGCGCTACCGCCTGTGCCAGGAGGTGGTGCTCGGAATCGGCGGAGTGCGGATGCTGCGCAGTCTGAGCTTCGATCAGGAAGGCAGCTTCCACATGAACGAGGGACATTCGGCGCTGCTCGCGCTGGAGCTGTACTTCGAGGAGCTCAGACGCGACTCTGCCGACCATCAGGCGGTCATCGAGCGGGTCCGCCGCAAGTGCCTATTCACCACCCATACGCCAGTGCCTGCGGGACATGACCAGTTTCCGCTCGAGCTTGCGCGCGCGGTGCTCGGCGAGCGCGCGCTGGCGGCGCTGGGGCGGCTGGGATGCTGCGACGACCGCCTCAACATGACGCGCGTGGCGCTTTCGCTCAGCCACTACGTCAACGGGGTGACCCAGCGCCACGGGCGCATTTCGAGCTCGATGTTCCCGGGCTACCCGATCGGCTCGATTACCAACGGCGTGCACTCGGCGAGCTGGAGCGCGCCGTCGTTCCAGGCGCTCTACGACCGCCGAATCAAGCACTGGCGGCGCGACTTCTTCGCCCTGCGCTACGCGCTGGGAATTTCGCTGGCCGAAATCACACACGCCCACGCGGAGGCCAAGAACGCGCTGATCGACGCGGTCAACGCGCGCACCAACGCCGGCCTCGATCTGCGCGCCTTCACCATCGGCTCCGCCCGCCGCGTTGCGGCCTTCAAGCGCCCCGCCCTGCTCTTTCACGACCCCGAGCGCCTGCGCCGCATCGCTGCGCGCTACGGCCGGCTCCAGGTTGTGCTCGCCGGCAAGGCTCATCCGCAGGACACCGAGGCCAAGGAGCTGATCCGCCGCCTGATCCAGATGGCGCGCGCGCTCGGCCCGGAGGTCGTGATCGCCTACATGCCAAGCTACGATCTCGCGCTGGCCCGGCTGATTATCGCCGGGGTGGATTTGTGGCTGAACACGCCGATGCCCCCGTACGAGGCCTCGGGGACCAGCGGGATGAAGGCCGCGCACAACGCCGTGCCCAGCCTTAGTGTGCTCGACGGCTGGTGGTTGGAGGGACATATCGAGGGGGTCACCGGATGGGCCATCGGGCCGCGCGAGCGCGGCGCCGGGCGCGCCGACGCGGAGGACGCCGCCGACCTCTACCGCGCGCTGGAGGAAACCATCCTGCCCGTTTATCACAACGAGCCGCAGCGTTGGGCCGAAATCATGCGCGCGACCATCGCCTTCAACGCGTCGTTCTTCAACACTCATCGGATGCTCGAAGAGTACATGGCGCTGGCCTACCGCGAGCAGCATGGCGCCGGCGAGCGTTAG